A single genomic interval of Agromyces cerinus harbors:
- a CDS encoding TetR/AcrR family transcriptional regulator — protein MGDGSERRDQIIVIARRLIAARGYSATTVRDIADEAGILSGSLYHHFASKEAVLQEILHGFQHDTLSAFERIAASGGSARERLDQLIEHAFLTIEQRPDDVRIYQNETGFLMTQPGFEFLADGAVRIEELWLEQIMEGQATGVFRDTIDPRLAFRFIRDAVWSTVFWFRPGGSHTAASISENYLDLLHHGMLTVEG, from the coding sequence GTGGGCGACGGTTCCGAACGGCGCGACCAGATCATCGTCATCGCGAGGCGGCTCATCGCCGCCCGCGGGTACTCGGCGACGACCGTGCGCGACATCGCCGACGAGGCCGGCATCCTGTCGGGCAGCCTCTACCACCACTTCGCCTCCAAGGAGGCGGTGCTGCAGGAGATCCTGCACGGCTTCCAGCACGACACGCTCTCGGCGTTCGAGCGCATCGCCGCAAGCGGGGGCAGCGCACGCGAGCGCCTCGACCAGTTGATCGAGCACGCGTTCCTCACGATCGAGCAGCGGCCCGACGACGTGCGCATCTACCAGAACGAGACCGGCTTCCTCATGACTCAGCCGGGGTTCGAGTTCCTCGCCGACGGTGCCGTGCGCATCGAGGAGCTCTGGCTCGAGCAGATCATGGAGGGGCAGGCCACCGGCGTGTTCCGCGACACCATCGATCCTCGGCTCGCGTTCCGGTTCATCCGCGACGCCGTATGGTCGACGGTGTTCTGGTTCCGCCCCGGCGGCAGTCACACGGCGGCGAGCATCAGCGAGAACTACCTCGATCTGCTGCACCACGGCATGCTCACGGTCGAGGGCTGA
- a CDS encoding cytochrome b/b6 domain-containing protein, which translates to MATYGRTTRQGLPRVAGGDPWPPVSEIVGVEVAPVAVAVVEASAPAVADVAAPVAPAAAVAPAVAVASTARPVRRGLPRVPGGEPWPPAATAPVVETVAAAAVATPAADVAAVVDRADSVPAAAATATGAVASAGGGEALRRGLPRTPDGEPWPPAGSAPARPERVVAEAAVEVAPEPTPEPVVAAAVAAAPVAVAAPAPQRTPMQPPRRPVAAAAASARPAAEPWPKLYGPYSRAEWAGALVIGGFGLLLAATGVVVVVNWLLGLAPMQDFIAAYPGEYHLPESAPIGIPAWIGWQHFFNVFLIVLIMRSGLQVRTQKRPTAFWSPRWNPQRKISLSLWFHQSLDILWLVNGAVFVVLLFATGQWMRIVPTSWEVFPNALSALLQYLSLDWPTENGWVNYNSLQQIAYFLTVFIAAPLAAITGVRMSGLWPKNAKTLNRIYPVEWARAVHFPVMLYFVAFIIVHVGLVFATGALRNLNHMYASQDVVNWTGFWIFVASLVVIAAVWVAARPLVLAPIARLFGKVSGR; encoded by the coding sequence ATGGCGACCTACGGGCGAACGACGCGGCAGGGCCTGCCCCGCGTCGCCGGCGGTGACCCCTGGCCCCCCGTGTCGGAGATCGTGGGAGTCGAGGTGGCTCCGGTTGCCGTCGCGGTCGTTGAGGCGAGCGCTCCGGCGGTGGCGGATGTCGCGGCGCCGGTTGCGCCTGCGGCCGCCGTCGCTCCTGCCGTCGCGGTCGCATCGACTGCTCGCCCCGTGCGCCGCGGGCTGCCCCGCGTGCCCGGCGGCGAACCGTGGCCGCCTGCCGCGACCGCTCCGGTCGTCGAGACCGTGGCGGCTGCCGCGGTCGCGACCCCTGCAGCGGATGTCGCTGCCGTCGTCGATCGCGCCGACTCCGTTCCCGCGGCTGCGGCTACGGCTACGGGTGCGGTGGCGTCGGCCGGTGGCGGCGAAGCGCTCCGCCGTGGACTGCCCCGCACTCCCGACGGCGAGCCCTGGCCGCCCGCCGGTTCGGCGCCCGCGCGGCCCGAGCGCGTCGTCGCGGAAGCAGCGGTCGAGGTCGCTCCCGAGCCGACACCCGAACCGGTCGTGGCAGCAGCAGTCGCCGCCGCACCCGTGGCTGTGGCGGCACCGGCTCCTCAGCGCACCCCGATGCAGCCGCCCCGTCGCCCGGTCGCGGCCGCCGCGGCATCCGCTCGCCCAGCTGCCGAGCCGTGGCCGAAGCTGTACGGTCCGTACTCGCGTGCGGAGTGGGCCGGTGCGCTCGTCATCGGCGGGTTCGGCCTGCTGCTCGCCGCCACCGGCGTCGTGGTCGTGGTCAACTGGCTGCTCGGCCTCGCGCCGATGCAGGACTTCATCGCTGCCTACCCGGGCGAGTACCACCTGCCCGAGTCGGCGCCCATCGGCATCCCGGCCTGGATCGGCTGGCAGCACTTCTTCAACGTCTTCCTGATCGTGCTCATCATGCGATCGGGCCTGCAGGTGCGGACCCAGAAGCGGCCGACCGCGTTCTGGTCGCCGCGCTGGAACCCGCAGCGCAAGATCAGCCTCTCGCTGTGGTTCCACCAGTCGCTCGACATCCTGTGGCTCGTCAACGGCGCGGTGTTCGTCGTGCTCCTCTTCGCGACCGGGCAGTGGATGCGGATCGTGCCGACGAGCTGGGAGGTCTTCCCGAACGCGCTGTCGGCCCTGCTGCAGTACCTCTCGCTCGACTGGCCGACCGAGAACGGCTGGGTGAACTACAACAGCCTGCAGCAGATCGCCTACTTCCTCACCGTCTTCATCGCGGCGCCGCTCGCGGCGATCACGGGCGTGCGCATGTCGGGCCTCTGGCCGAAGAACGCGAAGACGCTGAACCGCATCTACCCGGTGGAGTGGGCGCGCGCCGTGCACTTCCCGGTGATGCTCTACTTCGTGGCGTTCATCATCGTGCACGTGGGTCTCGTGTTCGCGACCGGCGCGCTCCGCAACCTCAACCACATGTACGCGAGCCAGGACGTCGTGAACTGGACCGGGTTCTGGATCTTCGTCGCCTCGCTCGTGGTGATCGCGGCGGTCTGGGTCGCCGCGCGCCCGCTCGTGCTCGCGCCCATCGCCCGCCTCTTCGGCAAGGTCAGCGGGCGCTGA
- a CDS encoding electron transfer flavoprotein subunit alpha/FixB family protein has translation MTDYSADSILVLLDVTPSGALSKSAAGLLGAAAGVGTPVALLVAAPGAGEQAATDAAALGGARVLVAEHSAAGSGLTVPGADALAAAAELVRPDAILVSNSIEGREIAARFAARSRSGLAVDAVGVSRDSEGIVAHHSVYGGAYNVDSAVTWGAPVITVREGSIDARAEAQPASIERLEVAASGRKAAEVGALEEEVVASSRPELRGAAKVVSGGRGLGSEDQFALVEQLADVLGAAVGASRAAVDAGYIPQSHQVGQTGVSVSPQLYIALGISGAIQHRAGMQTAKTIVAINKDGDAPIFEIADFGIVGDLFTVVPQLIAALEARKA, from the coding sequence ATGACTGACTACTCCGCAGACTCGATCCTCGTGCTCCTCGACGTCACGCCGTCGGGGGCCCTCTCCAAGAGCGCCGCCGGCCTGCTCGGCGCCGCAGCCGGGGTCGGCACCCCTGTCGCGCTGCTCGTCGCCGCCCCCGGTGCGGGCGAGCAGGCCGCAACGGATGCCGCCGCGCTCGGCGGGGCCCGTGTGCTCGTCGCCGAGCACTCCGCTGCCGGTTCGGGCCTCACCGTGCCGGGCGCCGACGCGCTCGCCGCGGCCGCCGAACTCGTGCGACCCGACGCGATCCTCGTCTCGAACTCCATCGAGGGCCGTGAGATCGCCGCCCGCTTCGCCGCGCGGTCGCGCTCGGGCCTCGCGGTCGACGCCGTCGGGGTCTCCCGTGACTCCGAGGGCATCGTCGCCCACCACTCCGTGTACGGCGGCGCCTACAACGTCGACTCCGCCGTCACCTGGGGTGCACCGGTCATCACCGTCCGCGAGGGCTCGATCGACGCCCGCGCCGAGGCGCAGCCCGCCTCGATCGAGCGGCTCGAGGTCGCGGCATCCGGTCGGAAGGCCGCCGAGGTCGGCGCGCTCGAAGAAGAGGTCGTCGCGTCGTCGCGCCCCGAGCTGCGCGGTGCGGCGAAGGTCGTCTCGGGCGGTCGCGGCCTCGGCTCCGAAGACCAGTTCGCGCTCGTCGAGCAGCTCGCCGACGTGCTCGGCGCCGCCGTCGGCGCGTCGCGTGCCGCGGTCGACGCCGGCTACATCCCGCAGTCGCACCAGGTCGGCCAGACCGGCGTCTCCGTGTCGCCGCAGCTCTACATCGCGCTCGGCATCTCGGGTGCGATCCAGCACCGCGCCGGCATGCAGACCGCGAAGACGATCGTCGCGATCAACAAGGACGGAGACGCCCCGATCTTCGAGATCGCCGACTTCGGCATCGTGGGCGACCTGTTCACGGTCGTGCCGCAGCTGATCGCCGCGCTCGAGGCGCGGAAGGCGTAG
- a CDS encoding electron transfer flavoprotein subunit beta/FixA family protein, whose protein sequence is MKIVVLVKEVPDTYGDRKLNLQTGLADRAASETVLDEISERALEVALAYADSHADTEVVVLSMSPGSAAATVRKGLAMGAAGAVQVADEALLGADLGLTAEVLAAALQRIGFDLVIAGNQSTDGSGGVLPAMIAELLDVPNATSLNSVEIDGAELRGERATDHGTMQVTASLPAVISITEALPDARFPNFKGIMAAKKKPFETLSLTDLGVDAESTEASRSIVISLGEKPPRSAGTKIVDEGDAGERLAEYLVQNRLA, encoded by the coding sequence ATGAAGATCGTCGTCCTGGTCAAGGAAGTCCCCGACACGTACGGGGACCGCAAGCTCAACCTGCAGACGGGCCTCGCCGACCGCGCTGCGAGCGAGACGGTGCTCGACGAGATCAGCGAGCGCGCGCTCGAGGTGGCGCTCGCGTACGCCGACTCCCACGCCGACACCGAGGTCGTCGTGCTGTCGATGTCACCCGGGTCGGCTGCGGCGACCGTGCGAAAGGGCCTCGCGATGGGCGCCGCGGGTGCCGTGCAGGTCGCCGACGAGGCGCTCCTCGGCGCCGACCTCGGCCTCACCGCGGAGGTGCTCGCGGCCGCGCTGCAGCGCATCGGCTTCGACCTCGTGATCGCGGGCAACCAGTCGACCGACGGTTCCGGCGGCGTGCTGCCGGCCATGATCGCGGAGCTCCTCGACGTGCCGAACGCGACGAGCCTCAACTCGGTCGAGATCGACGGCGCCGAACTGCGCGGCGAGCGCGCGACCGACCACGGCACGATGCAGGTCACGGCGTCGCTGCCCGCGGTGATCTCGATCACCGAGGCCCTGCCCGATGCCCGGTTCCCGAACTTCAAGGGCATCATGGCCGCCAAGAAGAAGCCGTTCGAGACGCTCTCGCTCACCGACCTCGGCGTCGACGCCGAGAGCACCGAGGCGTCGCGCTCGATCGTGATCTCCCTCGGCGAGAAGCCGCCCCGCTCGGCGGGCACCAAGATCGTCGACGAGGGTGATGCCGGCGAGCGCCTCGCCGAGTACCTCGTCCAGAACCGGCTCGCGTAA
- a CDS encoding acyl-CoA dehydrogenase C-terminal domain-containing protein, which produces MSGFRPPVADIAFALEHVVDYDAVAQLPGFEHADLETVTEILDEAGNFMAEVVAPTNRAGDLEGSKLNSDGSVTTATGFKEAYSAYVDAGWGSVPLPEAFGGGGFPRTIGLALQELMATANMAFALAPLLTQGAIEALLHYGSDEQKQQWLPKMVTGEWAGTMNLTEPHAGTDVGALTTKAVKRDDGTYAITGQKIFITFGDHDLSEQIVHLVLARTPDAPAGTKGISIFIVPKFLMNDDGSLGERNGVHTVGVEHKMGIHGSPTCVLSYEDATGYLVGEENIGMRIMFVMMNSARLSVGMQGLAVSERAYQQSLDYARERIQGRAIGATQDSPIIDFPDVRRMLMTQKAYIAAMRRMMLLTATYTDVSTHHPDPATRARANEIVGLLTPINKSFGTDLGNELTSLALQIHGGMGFIEETGAAQHYRDVRIAAIYEGTNGVQAADLVGRKLPVRDGASALEFIASMRELDGELAAAGEEFASIRTQLGAQLDALEQTTMWMLRTGATDPNAVLSGSTPYQRIWGLVVGGWLMAKSALAARGLDDDGTAETQLPLARFYAEQLLPQAAGLVGAATAGSRDLFALSGEALGNAAARGVRV; this is translated from the coding sequence ATGAGTGGATTCCGACCCCCTGTTGCAGATATCGCCTTCGCCCTCGAGCATGTCGTGGACTACGACGCCGTCGCGCAGCTGCCCGGCTTCGAGCACGCCGACCTCGAGACCGTCACCGAGATCCTCGACGAGGCCGGCAACTTCATGGCCGAAGTCGTCGCCCCGACCAACCGAGCCGGCGACCTCGAGGGTTCGAAGCTGAACTCCGACGGCTCCGTCACCACGGCCACCGGCTTCAAGGAGGCCTACTCGGCCTACGTCGACGCCGGCTGGGGCTCGGTGCCGCTGCCCGAGGCGTTCGGCGGCGGCGGATTCCCGCGCACGATCGGCCTCGCGCTCCAGGAGCTCATGGCGACCGCGAACATGGCCTTCGCCCTCGCGCCGCTGCTCACGCAGGGTGCGATCGAGGCGCTGCTGCACTACGGCAGCGACGAGCAGAAGCAGCAGTGGCTGCCGAAGATGGTCACCGGCGAGTGGGCCGGCACCATGAACCTCACCGAACCGCACGCCGGCACCGACGTCGGCGCGCTCACCACGAAGGCCGTCAAGCGCGACGACGGCACCTACGCCATCACGGGCCAGAAGATCTTCATCACCTTCGGCGACCACGACCTCAGCGAGCAGATCGTGCACCTCGTGCTCGCTCGCACCCCCGATGCGCCGGCCGGCACCAAGGGCATCTCGATCTTCATCGTGCCGAAGTTCCTCATGAACGACGACGGCTCGCTCGGCGAGCGCAACGGCGTGCACACCGTCGGCGTCGAGCACAAGATGGGCATCCACGGTTCGCCCACGTGCGTGCTCTCGTACGAGGACGCGACCGGCTACCTCGTCGGTGAAGAGAACATCGGCATGCGCATCATGTTCGTCATGATGAACAGCGCCCGCCTCTCGGTCGGCATGCAGGGCCTCGCGGTGTCGGAGCGCGCCTACCAGCAGTCGCTCGACTACGCGCGGGAGCGCATCCAGGGCCGCGCGATCGGCGCCACCCAGGACTCCCCCATCATCGACTTCCCCGACGTGCGCCGCATGCTCATGACGCAGAAGGCATACATCGCCGCGATGCGCCGCATGATGCTCCTGACCGCGACCTACACCGACGTGTCGACGCACCACCCCGACCCCGCGACGCGCGCTCGCGCCAACGAGATCGTCGGCCTGCTCACGCCCATCAACAAGTCGTTCGGCACCGACCTGGGCAACGAGCTCACCTCGCTCGCGCTGCAGATCCACGGTGGCATGGGCTTCATCGAGGAGACCGGCGCGGCACAGCACTACCGTGACGTGCGCATCGCCGCGATCTACGAGGGCACCAACGGCGTGCAGGCCGCCGACCTCGTCGGCCGCAAGCTCCCGGTGCGCGACGGGGCATCCGCTCTCGAGTTCATCGCGTCGATGCGCGAGCTCGACGGCGAACTCGCCGCTGCCGGTGAGGAATTCGCCTCGATCCGCACGCAGCTCGGCGCCCAGCTCGACGCGCTCGAGCAGACCACGATGTGGATGCTCCGCACCGGCGCCACCGACCCGAACGCCGTGCTCTCGGGCTCCACGCCGTACCAGCGCATCTGGGGTCTCGTGGTCGGCGGATGGCTCATGGCGAAGTCGGCCCTCGCCGCTCGCGGCCTCGACGACGACGGCACCGCCGAGACGCAGCTGCCGCTCGCACGGTTCTACGCCGAGCAGCTGCTGCCGCAGGCCGCAGGCCTCGTCGGCGCAGCAACCGCCGGGTCACGCGACCTCTTCGCTCTCAGCGGCGAGGCGCTCGGCAACGCAGCAGCCCGCGGAGTTCGCGTCTGA